The following are encoded together in the Thunnus maccoyii chromosome 18, fThuMac1.1, whole genome shotgun sequence genome:
- the LOC121884280 gene encoding perforin-1-like: protein MRREQPRQGLNHHFTSITQHNVNMYLLNICICAGLMLSLPQRTYQSCTEGKPSQCLEAEFAPGTNLAGEGFDITKMERKGAFVLDMNHWKRKDKTCTLCSNPYQENQKQKLPLSVVDWRPKQSCRMKLATALHKSSESLLSSSTSSVENNWGANLDVNVGSKSGSFMLAGTNSKLAEYSMEKTKNDKYSFATQSMSCEYYSYRVSSKPRLHREFKIAVNQLPKVYSPEYKQRFYNLIDKFGTHYITKVKLGGSVNSVTSIQECKASLQGLSSEEVEMCLEVEASASIKAEMKTQAKHCNKDSEKTESKSAFASVFNDRFTEINGGHTTEPDLLFSADKNPSAYTDWLSSLSRNPDIISYSLESLHELLDAKKPARKNVRSAIRHYILEKGLMRNCSARCQNGKNNPRDPCVCNCHNDPAVTPDCCPTRKGMARVIITVQHATGLWGDHTTATDGYVKVSFNGQMVRRSPVIYNNNNPHWNMIVDLGSRDVSAGPKVRFEMWDEDSGWDDDLLGECEQFAYVGVKTDLCNLQHGRLFYKVEVTCAPNLSGKSCTDYKPSPMSQSLKKLYVSRHAHPIPKAILSEMGVFVNETSSYRNQSLTAESRKYDDVI from the exons ATGCGGCGTGAACAGCCGAGGCAAGG gttaaACCATCATTTTACATCTATCACCCAACATAACGTCAACATGTATCTGTTAAATATTTGCATCTGTGCCGGCCTCATGCTGTCCCTGCCTCAGCGTACGTATCAATCATGCACAGAAGGGAAACCCAGCCAGTGCCTAGAGGCAGAATTTGCTCCGGGCACCAATTTGGCCGGGGAAGGCTTCGATATCACAAAAATGGAACGTAAAGGGGCCTTCGTGCTCGACATGAATCACTGGAAACGAAAGGACAAAACATGCACCCTGTGTAGCAACCCCTATCAGGAGAACCAAAAGCAAAAGCTCCCCTTGTCAGTGGTGGACTGGAGGCCAAAGCAGTCCTGCAGGATGAAATTAGCCACTGCGCTCCACAAATCCAGTGAGTCTCTGCTCAGTTCCAGCACATCTTCTGTTGAAAACAACTGGGGAGCCAATCTGGATGTTAATGTGGGTAGTAAAAGTGGCTCGTTTATGCTGGCTGGCACCAATTCTAAATTGGCTGAATACTCCATGGAGAAAACAAAGAATGACAAGTATAGTTTTGCAACCCAAAGTATGTCCTGTGAGTACTACAG tTACCGAGTGTCTAGCAAGCCCAGGTTGCATAGAGAGTTTAAAATAGCAGTGAATCAGCTCCCCAAAGTCTACAGCCCTGAGTACAAGCAACGGTTTTACAATCTGATTGACAAATTTGGCACCCATTACATCACCAAG GTGAAATTGGGAGGAAGTGTTAACTCTGTGACCAGCATCCAAGAGTGCAAGGCCAGCCTGCAGGGCCTCAGTTCGGAGGAAGTGGAGATGTGCCTGGAAGTCGAGGCGTCCGCCAGCATCAAAGCTGAAATGAAGACCCAAGCAAAACACTGCAACAAGGACAGTGAGAAGACGGAGAGTAAGTCAGCGTTCGCCAGCGTCTTCAACGACAG GTTCACAGAAATAAACGGGGGCCACACCACCGAGCCAGaccttctcttctctgctgACAAAAATCCATCGGCCTACACAGATTGGCTGAGCTCATTATCACGGAATCCAGACATAATCTCATATTCCCTGGAATCGCTGCACGAGTTACTGGATGCCAAAAAGCCTGCCCGGAAGAACGTGCGCTCTGCAATTAGACATTACATCCTGGAGAAGGGCCTGATGAGGAACTGCAGCGCCCGCTGTCAGAACGGCAAGAACAACCCGAGGGATCCCTGCGTCTGCAACTGCCACAATGACCCCGCTGTAACCCCAGACTGCTGCCCGACCCGTAAGGGCATGGCACGGGTCATCATAACTGTACAACATGCCACCGGTCTTTGGGGAGACCACACCACTGCCACAGACGGCTACGTGAAAGTGTCCTTCAACGGGCAGATGGTGCGGCGTTCTCCTGtcatttacaacaacaacaacccccACTGGAACATGATCGTCGACCTGGGCAGCCGGGATGTGTCTGCAGGACCTAAAGTGAGATTTGAAATGTGGGATGAGGACAGCGGCTGGGACGACGACCTGCTTGGAGAATGTGAGCAATTTGCGTATGTGGGAGTGAAAACGGATCTCTGTAACCTGCAGCACGGCAGGCTGTTCTACAAAGTGGAGGTGACATGTGCTCCGAATCTGAGCGGAAAGTCATGCACGGACTATAAACCTTCGCCTATGAGTCAAAGTCTGAAGAAGCTTTATGTGTCCCGTCATGCCCACCCTATTCCAAAGGCCATCCTGTCAGAGatgggtgtgtttgtgaatgaaacaAGCTCATACAGAAACCAGAGTCTTACTGCTGAGAGTCGAAAGTATGATGATGTGATATGA
- the LOC121884371 gene encoding perforin-1-like, with product MFLLNICVCAGLMLSLSQCTDQLGTYGTPKQCLEAEFAPGTNLAGEGFDITKMERKGAFVLNMNHWKRKDRTCILVTNPYLENKRQKLPLSVVDWRAKQSCSMKLATELHKSSESLLTSSTSSVENNWKVGLDLSIGKKGASFMLAGTNSKLSEYSMGKTKSDKFNFATQSMHCEYYSYRVSNKPRLHREFKTALKQLPKVYSAESKQQFYKLIDNFGTHYITKVKLGGSVNSVTSVRECKAGLDGHTAEDVQMCLEVEASATIKATISTQAKHCKKDVQKSDSKSAFSSLFNDRFTEIKGGHTTEPDLLFSADKNPSAYKEWLNTLPNNPDIFSYSLESLHELLPLKSPRRSNLSSAISHYILEKGLMKNCSTRCQTGIMSDPKDHCVCKCHNVPGVTPDCCPTRKGMARVIITAQRATGLWGDFFTSTDGYVKVFFNGPFWRSPVINNNNNPHWNMIVDLGTQDVSSGPKVKFEVWDQDSGWDDDLLGKCERSLSAGVKTDLCHLNHGQLFFKMNVTCAPSLTGPQCTDYKPSPMSQSLQNLYVSRHAHPIPKAILLEMGVFVNETSSYRNQSLPAEIKKVDLI from the exons atgtttctgTTGAATATTTGCGTCTGTGCCGGCCTCATGCTGTCCCTTTCTCAGTGTACGGATCAATTAGGCACATACGGGACACCCAAACAGTGCCTAGAGGCAGAATTCGCTCCAGGTACCAATTTGGCCGGAGAAGGCTTCGATATCACAAAAATGGAACGTAAAGGGGCCTTCGTGCTCAACATGAATCACTGGAAACGAAAGGACAGAACATGCATCCTGGTTACCAACCCCTATCTGGAGAATAAAAGGCAAAAGCTCCCCTTGTCAGTGGTGGACTGGAGGGCAAAGCAGTCCTGCAGCATGAAATTGGCGACTGAGCTCCACAAATCCAGTGAGTCTCTACTCACTTCCAGCACATCTTCTGTTGAAAACAACTGGAAAGTCGGTTTAGATCTTTCAATAGGAAAAAAAGGCGCCTCGTTTATGCTGGCTGGCACCAATTCTAAATTGTCTGAATACTCCATGGGGAAAACAAAGAGTGACAAGTTCAATTTTGCAACCCAAAGCATGCACTGTGAGTACTACAG TTACCGAGTGTCTAACAAGCCCAGGTTGCATAGAGAATTTaaaacagcactgaaacagctgCCCAAAGTCTACAGTGCTGAAAGCAAGCAACAGTTTTACAAACTGATTGACAACTTTGGAACCCATTACATTACCAAG GTGAAGTTGGGAGGAAGTGTTAATTCTGTGACCAGCGTCCGAGAGTGCAAGGCCGGCCTGGACGGACACACTGCAGAGGATGTGCAGATGTGCCTGGAAGTCGAGGCGTCCGCCACTATCAAAGCTACAATAAGTACTCAAGCAAAGCACTGCAAGAAGGATGTCCAGAAGTCAGACAGTAAGTCAGCGTTCTCCAGCCTCTTCAATGACAG GTTCACAGAAATAAAGGGGGGCCACACCACCGAGCCAGaccttctcttctctgctgACAAAAATCCATCAGCCTACAAGGAATGGCTGAACACGTTACCAAACAATCCAGACATATTCTCATATTCCCTGGAATCGCTGCACGAGTTACTGCCTCTTAAAAGCCCTCGCCGGAGTAACCTGAGCTCAGCCATTAGCCATTACATCCTGGAGAAAGGCCTGATGAAGAACTGCAGCACCCGCTGTCAGACCGGCATCATGAGCGACCCGAAGGATCACTGCGTCTGCAAATGCCACAATGTCCCCGGTGTAACCCCAGACTGCTGCCCGACCCGTAAGGGCATGGCACGGGTCATCATAACTGCACAACGGGCAACTGGTCTTTGGGGAGACTTCTTCACTTCCACAGACGGTTACGTGAAAGTGTTCTTCAACGGGCCGTTTTGGCGTTCTCCTgtcattaacaacaacaacaacccgCACTGGAACATGATCGTCGACCTGGGCACCCAGGATGTGTCATCAGGACCTAAAGTGAAATTTGAAGTGTGGGATCAGGACAGCGGCTGGGACGACGACCTGCTGGGAAAATGTGAGCGAAGTCTGTCTGCTGGAGTGAAAACGGATCTCTGTCACCTGAATCACGGCCAGCTGTTCTTCAAAATGAATGTGACATGTGCTCCAAGTCTGACCGGACCGCAATGCACAGATTATAAACCTTCACCTATGAGTCAAAGTCTGCAGAATCTATATGTGTCCCGTCATGCCCACCCTATTCCAAAGGCCATCCTGTTAGAGatgggtgtgtttgtgaatgaaacaAGCTCATACAGAAACCAGAGTCTTCCTGCTGAGATCAAAAAGGTTGATTTGATATAA